From the Desulfarculaceae bacterium genome, one window contains:
- a CDS encoding choloylglycine hydrolase family protein: MRRNISTILLSIACLAMAALASLPAEACTGIRLKAKDGATVYGRSMEWGAFDLESRVAIVPKGYAFVGTTPQGLNGKRWVAKYGFVALDMVHRDVFADGMNQAGLTAGLFYHPGFAVYPKYDPAKSKDTITAADVVAFVLSQCAGVDQAVAALKKVRVVAVMEPAIGKPVEAHWMFTEPSGKAVVIEFHEGRMKVFDSPLAVITNAPTYDWHTTNLRNYINLSPVGIPGKKLADEDFTPLGHGSGMIGLPGDFTPPSRFIRAVAWTQTHRPLPDGPEAIYELFRILDNFNVPLGSGEGGSTKASKGMRSSTIWTSGWDTRNKLLYFHTQNDRRVRRLKMDKLDFSGNKIVHLPMDRKKEQDYKDITPAK; the protein is encoded by the coding sequence ATGCGCCGGAACATAAGCACGATCCTGCTCTCGATCGCCTGCCTGGCCATGGCGGCCCTAGCTTCCCTCCCGGCCGAGGCCTGCACCGGCATACGGCTCAAGGCCAAGGACGGGGCCACGGTCTACGGCCGCTCCATGGAGTGGGGCGCGTTTGATCTGGAGTCCCGCGTGGCCATCGTGCCCAAGGGCTACGCCTTTGTGGGCACCACGCCGCAGGGCCTCAACGGCAAGCGCTGGGTGGCCAAGTACGGCTTCGTGGCCCTGGACATGGTGCACCGGGACGTGTTTGCCGACGGCATGAACCAGGCGGGCCTCACCGCCGGGCTGTTCTATCACCCCGGCTTCGCGGTCTACCCCAAATACGACCCGGCCAAGTCAAAGGACACCATCACCGCGGCCGACGTGGTGGCTTTCGTGCTCTCCCAGTGCGCCGGCGTGGACCAGGCCGTGGCTGCCTTGAAAAAGGTCCGAGTGGTGGCGGTGATGGAGCCGGCCATCGGCAAGCCGGTGGAGGCGCATTGGATGTTCACCGAGCCCTCGGGCAAGGCGGTGGTCATCGAGTTCCACGAGGGGCGCATGAAGGTGTTCGACAGCCCCCTGGCGGTGATCACCAACGCGCCCACCTATGACTGGCACACCACCAACCTGCGTAACTACATCAACCTGTCGCCCGTGGGCATTCCCGGCAAGAAGCTGGCCGACGAGGACTTCACCCCCTTGGGCCACGGCAGCGGCATGATCGGCCTGCCGGGCGATTTCACCCCGCCCTCGCGCTTCATCCGGGCCGTGGCCTGGACCCAGACCCACCGCCCTCTGCCCGACGGCCCGGAAGCCATATACGAGCTTTTCCGCATCCTGGATAATTTCAACGTGCCCCTGGGCAGCGGCGAGGGCGGCAGCACCAAGGCCAGCAAGGGTATGCGCAGCTCCACCATCTGGACCAGCGGCTGGGATACGCGTAACAAGCTGCTCTACTTCCACACCCAGAACGACCGCCGGGTGCGCCGCCTCAAGATGGACAAGTTGGATTTCTCGGGGAATAAGATAGTCCACCTGCCCATGGACCGGAAAAAGGAACAGGACTACAAGGACATAACCCCGGCCAAGTGA
- a CDS encoding CGGC domain-containing protein: MKKVLIIGCGSYMDSGYGCPGEWRCLKAAAMGEGNFDEPVQVLGFHTCHCPGRNTISNLGMNMKLAEVKPDAIYLSSCMAGAKPECPYTKPEDLAEMITGKTGIPVVLGTHDYH; this comes from the coding sequence ATGAAAAAAGTGCTGATCATAGGCTGCGGCTCTTACATGGACAGCGGCTACGGCTGCCCCGGCGAGTGGCGCTGTCTCAAGGCCGCCGCCATGGGCGAAGGCAATTTCGACGAGCCGGTGCAGGTGCTGGGCTTCCACACCTGTCATTGCCCCGGCCGCAACACCATCTCCAATCTGGGCATGAACATGAAGCTGGCCGAGGTCAAGCCCGACGCCATCTATTTGAGCTCCTGTATGGCCGGAGCCAAGCCCGAGTGCCCCTACACCAAGCCCGAAGACCTGGCCGAGATGATCACCGGCAAGACCGGCATCCCGGTGGTTCTGGGCACCCACGACTACCACTAG
- a CDS encoding B12-binding domain-containing radical SAM protein, producing MDCASEPTGFDYVGNCIRPPSEAYSILIQATLGCSHNKCGFCGTYRDKRFAIKDQAILERDIEFASKHCSRQRRVFIMDGDALIMPMKRWEWLLTQIKQKLPWVTRVGAYANSKAVAMKSDEELARLKELGLGILYFGVESGHPEVLKHIVKGASPAKLIEQGQRVKKAGIKLSVTVLLGIGGTKLSLEHAKATGELLSKMQPDYVGALTLMLIPGTPLHDLYERGEFEVPGVEGMLRELREMIAHTDLGGGLFYSNHASNYLPVKAVLPRDREQTLALIDQALQGRVGLKPEWMRAL from the coding sequence ATGGACTGCGCCAGCGAACCCACCGGCTTTGACTACGTAGGCAACTGCATCCGCCCGCCCAGCGAGGCTTATTCCATACTGATCCAGGCCACCCTGGGCTGCTCGCACAACAAGTGCGGCTTCTGCGGCACCTACCGCGACAAACGCTTCGCCATCAAGGACCAGGCCATCCTGGAACGGGACATCGAGTTCGCCTCCAAGCACTGCTCGCGCCAGCGCCGGGTGTTCATCATGGACGGCGACGCCCTGATCATGCCCATGAAGCGCTGGGAGTGGCTGCTCACCCAGATCAAACAAAAGCTGCCCTGGGTGACCAGGGTGGGGGCCTATGCCAACTCCAAGGCCGTGGCCATGAAGAGCGACGAGGAGCTGGCGCGGCTCAAGGAGCTGGGCCTGGGCATCCTCTACTTCGGAGTGGAGAGCGGCCATCCCGAGGTGCTCAAGCACATCGTCAAGGGCGCCAGCCCGGCCAAGCTAATCGAGCAGGGCCAACGGGTAAAAAAGGCGGGCATCAAGCTGAGCGTCACGGTGCTCCTGGGCATCGGCGGCACCAAGCTGAGCCTGGAGCACGCCAAGGCCACCGGCGAGCTCTTGAGCAAAATGCAGCCCGACTATGTGGGCGCGCTGACCCTGATGCTGATTCCCGGCACCCCGCTGCACGACCTCTACGAGCGCGGCGAGTTCGAGGTTCCCGGGGTTGAGGGCATGCTCCGCGAGCTGCGCGAGATGATCGCCCACACCGACCTGGGCGGCGGGCTGTTCTATTCCAACCACGCCTCCAACTATCTGCCGGTCAAGGCGGTGCTGCCGCGCGACCGCGAGCAGACCCTGGCCCTGATCGACCAGGCCCTGCAAGGCCGGGTGGGGCTCAAGCCGGAATGGATGCGGGCGTTGTAA
- a CDS encoding DUF2939 domain-containing protein: protein MMRRWWLWVILAALASSAFWLTHGFLSGPRYALYQIGKAIHDREPRLFLAYVDIDSVLRGQKDFFVDMVAPKGEDEQRRSIIRGLAGAFMGAAVDQARYEVSKAIKDPNRQNLPSSWTLVFAANVTTNRNYALVVLSEPGQGRRLRLGMHQKEGEHWRVVSIDSRDLKALGKEFLKDRYGIQIEERSEKQQPQAAPAPQPASPPTDQTQGQPASQ from the coding sequence ATGATGCGGCGCTGGTGGTTGTGGGTGATTCTAGCCGCGCTGGCCTCCAGCGCCTTTTGGCTGACCCACGGCTTCCTCAGCGGGCCGCGCTACGCCCTGTACCAGATCGGCAAGGCCATCCACGACCGTGAGCCCCGTCTGTTCCTGGCTTATGTGGACATCGACAGCGTGCTCAGGGGACAAAAAGATTTCTTCGTGGACATGGTGGCCCCCAAGGGCGAGGACGAGCAGCGGCGCAGCATCATCCGGGGACTGGCCGGGGCCTTCATGGGCGCGGCGGTGGATCAGGCCCGCTACGAGGTCTCCAAGGCCATCAAGGACCCCAACCGCCAGAACCTGCCCAGCTCCTGGACCCTGGTGTTCGCGGCCAACGTGACCACCAACCGCAACTACGCCCTGGTGGTGCTCTCAGAGCCGGGGCAGGGCCGCCGCCTGCGCCTGGGCATGCACCAGAAAGAGGGCGAGCACTGGCGGGTGGTGTCCATCGACTCGCGCGACTTGAAGGCCCTGGGCAAGGAGTTCCTCAAGGACCGCTACGGCATCCAGATCGAGGAGCGCAGCGAGAAGCAGCAGCCCCAGGCCGCGCCCGCTCCCCAGCCGGCCAGCCCGCCCACGGACCAGACCCAGGGGCAACCAGCCTCGCAATAG
- a CDS encoding SAM-dependent chlorinase/fluorinase has translation MSAPIITMTSDFGPGVFVGLMKGVILGVCPEARLVDLEHDIAPQDVAAGALALEQAIGVFPSGTVHLAVVDPGVGGERRAMAIEAAGCLWVGPDNGLFSAVLNADPEARCYQISDQSIFRQPVSATFHGRDVFAPAAAHLAKGRAASSLGPAISDPMRLDWPQPRQEGHALVGAVLMADRFGNLMTNLGREQVEGFLAGRPALVSLAGTAIQGIAKSYDSAEAGQGVALFNSLGRLELAVSQGSLLQRLGLRPGKERGLEVRVEALA, from the coding sequence ATGAGCGCGCCGATCATCACCATGACCAGCGACTTCGGCCCGGGCGTATTCGTGGGCCTTATGAAAGGCGTGATCCTGGGCGTCTGCCCGGAGGCGCGCCTGGTGGACCTGGAGCACGATATCGCGCCCCAGGACGTGGCTGCCGGGGCCCTGGCCCTGGAGCAGGCCATCGGCGTGTTCCCCTCGGGCACGGTGCATCTGGCCGTGGTGGACCCGGGTGTAGGCGGCGAGCGGCGGGCAATGGCCATCGAGGCCGCCGGGTGCCTGTGGGTGGGGCCGGACAACGGCCTGTTCAGCGCGGTGCTGAACGCGGACCCTGAGGCGCGCTGCTACCAGATCAGCGACCAAAGCATCTTCCGCCAGCCGGTGTCCGCCACCTTCCACGGTCGCGACGTATTCGCTCCCGCCGCGGCCCACTTGGCCAAGGGCCGCGCCGCCTCCAGCCTGGGGCCGGCGATCAGCGACCCAATGCGCCTGGACTGGCCGCAGCCCCGGCAGGAGGGACACGCCCTAGTGGGAGCGGTGCTCATGGCCGACCGCTTCGGCAACCTGATGACCAACCTGGGCCGCGAGCAGGTGGAGGGTTTCCTGGCCGGCCGCCCGGCCCTGGTCAGCCTGGCGGGCACGGCCATCCAGGGCATCGCCAAATCCTACGACTCGGCCGAGGCGGGGCAGGGCGTGGCCCTGTTCAACTCCTTGGGACGCCTGGAGCTGGCCGTGAGCCAGGGCAGCCTCTTGCAGCGCCTGGGCCTGAGGCCCGGCAAGGAGCGCGGCCTGGAGGTCAGGGTGGAGGCCCTGGCCTAG
- a CDS encoding NAD-dependent deacylase, with protein MPSRSDIGLNQAASHLRQAQRVAVLTGAGISAESGVPTFRGPGGLWENYRPEELATPQAFARDPELVWRWYHWRRGLIADCAPNPAHEALVALEKRGSDFTLITQNVDGLHRLAGSQRILELHGNLWWVRCTACGALYEDRSLTGPDPPACRECGAMLRPHVVWFGENLDPDILENAWRAAAGCEVMLVIGTSAVVQPAAGLASVAKQAGAFVIEINLEPTPNSAEVDLSLMGKAGEILPDIVRQL; from the coding sequence ATGCCGAGCCGTAGCGATATAGGCCTCAACCAGGCGGCCAGCCATTTGAGGCAGGCCCAGAGGGTGGCCGTGCTCACCGGGGCGGGCATCTCGGCCGAATCCGGGGTGCCCACCTTTCGCGGGCCGGGCGGCCTGTGGGAAAACTACCGCCCCGAGGAGCTGGCCACGCCCCAGGCATTTGCCCGCGACCCGGAGCTGGTGTGGCGCTGGTACCACTGGCGGCGGGGGCTCATCGCCGATTGCGCGCCCAACCCGGCCCATGAGGCCCTGGTGGCCCTGGAAAAGCGCGGCAGCGACTTCACCCTCATCACCCAGAACGTGGACGGCCTGCATCGCCTGGCGGGCAGCCAGCGCATTCTGGAGTTGCACGGCAATCTGTGGTGGGTGCGCTGCACTGCTTGCGGCGCGCTTTACGAGGATCGTTCGCTGACCGGCCCCGATCCGCCTGCCTGCCGCGAGTGCGGTGCCATGCTCAGGCCCCATGTGGTTTGGTTCGGCGAAAATCTGGACCCCGACATATTGGAGAACGCCTGGCGCGCGGCGGCCGGGTGCGAGGTCATGCTGGTCATCGGCACCAGCGCGGTGGTACAGCCGGCGGCCGGTCTGGCCTCGGTGGCCAAGCAGGCGGGCGCTTTCGTGATCGAGATAAACCTGGAGCCCACCCCCAACAGCGCGGAGGTGGACCTGTCGCTGATGGGCAAGGCGGGCGAGATATTGCCCGATATCGTGAGGCAGCTATGA
- a CDS encoding zinc ribbon domain-containing protein: MPVYEYECSKCNQVCEALQKISDPPLKKCPHCGGKVKKIMSLNSFQLKGGGWYVTDYKGKNSSVAAPAGDGDTSSSAPADTAPKTETKKKEKKAKEAKAE; encoded by the coding sequence ATGCCGGTTTATGAATATGAATGCAGTAAATGCAACCAGGTTTGCGAAGCCCTGCAAAAGATCTCCGACCCCCCGCTGAAAAAATGCCCTCACTGCGGCGGCAAGGTAAAGAAGATCATGAGCCTGAACTCCTTCCAGCTCAAGGGCGGCGGCTGGTACGTGACCGACTACAAGGGCAAGAACTCCTCGGTGGCGGCCCCGGCCGGCGACGGCGACACCTCTTCCAGCGCCCCGGCGGACACCGCCCCCAAGACCGAGACCAAAAAGAAAGAGAAAAAGGCCAAGGAGGCCAAGGCCGAATAG
- a CDS encoding LamG domain-containing protein, with the protein MRLKHLIRLTLSLLLLTGFAAGAPAAAPPALLDGLYQPADASATALVAAQPDGSLIMRLWQGSEAVHDGGFAFLGRLVPGPQGKRLTGTWQALPGSCCPGRGRQEIEVLGPESFRFASFAPSLDRTAWPGDSGRIFRRVAGPPSDEPAQRLGGQWRVTYWYNGLLPGGAPADLTQGSLTLTPMGESLQGAWQDHPGALTVMPSPGGATLTYADPEARFELNAQLAEEAGGLNLVGVFSSTLGKGQMVLTRQGLPASPPGPQIAQEGNLSGLWVDQRTGSDFYKITGSDNGFSFLAYGGDRNQPRYLSKGRAAPAGPGQLEGEAKDQAGYCCGNQGQFSFKLISPEQMEVTAYWWPQNQPRPQNLRGESFMVLRASGSQPDMAATPAGWPQVLSSRADLPAGESGSLQVLFKPSEAPGAPQTLFSQGGYNRRLELYLTPEGRLAALIDTAQGPVELNSTAVAEPGREHAAWLIWQAGGEARLYLDATQVAAANLPAPWTGSEAPYLVGGSRWPDRVFHGDIDEVRLWASAQNPDEATPPNLTITPGAAQPAKEPAARAEAPGTRTVVRLWHPSLLIHAYAATPEAIQTWQNRGFRVQGPVARLWTKPVTGSHPLWAYQHQSGYMLISPKSSPPEGCTSLGILGYAPEEPGPGRVELYQLDASLADPLRGSVVPDRLFATDKATLERARKAGYGQPVKVALVLPPTKPAVFAAPLLYTWDGAWRGEGWGRFFLQRRGNELIMFWYYANMKGPKFYGRYQLSSDGKTAEGVAVGQPGPKARFYRHQLVFDTTAKAGPRVRLTSWRLAAPLDDGRLVIFAKPRSSQTLLIKASQAMPERERSIVEGLFGSPNPRALYDEAVAKAKAAGRLLER; encoded by the coding sequence ATGCGCCTCAAGCACCTGATTAGACTGACGTTATCCTTGTTGCTCCTCACCGGGTTCGCCGCAGGCGCCCCGGCCGCCGCGCCTCCCGCCCTGCTGGACGGCCTGTATCAGCCCGCCGACGCCTCGGCCACCGCCCTGGTGGCGGCCCAGCCCGACGGTTCGTTGATCATGCGCCTGTGGCAAGGCAGCGAGGCGGTGCACGACGGCGGCTTCGCCTTTTTGGGCCGTCTGGTGCCCGGCCCCCAGGGCAAACGCCTCACCGGCACCTGGCAAGCCCTGCCCGGCTCCTGCTGCCCCGGCCGGGGCCGCCAAGAGATCGAGGTGCTGGGGCCCGAATCCTTCCGTTTCGCCTCTTTCGCGCCTTCCCTGGACCGCACGGCCTGGCCCGGGGACAGCGGCCGCATCTTCCGCCGGGTGGCCGGCCCGCCCAGCGACGAGCCCGCCCAGCGCCTGGGCGGCCAGTGGCGGGTGACCTACTGGTACAACGGCCTGCTGCCGGGCGGCGCCCCGGCAGACCTCACCCAGGGCTCCCTCACCCTCACTCCCATGGGCGAGTCCTTGCAGGGCGCGTGGCAGGATCATCCCGGCGCGCTCACCGTAATGCCTTCACCGGGCGGGGCCACCCTCACCTACGCGGACCCCGAGGCCCGTTTCGAGCTCAACGCCCAACTGGCCGAGGAGGCCGGCGGCCTGAACCTGGTGGGGGTATTCTCCTCCACCCTGGGCAAGGGCCAGATGGTGCTGACCCGCCAGGGACTGCCCGCCTCGCCCCCCGGCCCCCAGATCGCCCAGGAGGGCAACCTCAGCGGCCTGTGGGTGGACCAGCGCACGGGCAGCGACTTCTACAAGATCACCGGCTCGGACAACGGCTTCAGCTTCCTGGCCTACGGTGGCGACCGCAACCAGCCGCGCTATCTTTCCAAGGGCCGTGCCGCTCCGGCCGGGCCCGGCCAGTTGGAAGGCGAGGCCAAGGACCAGGCCGGTTATTGCTGCGGCAACCAAGGCCAGTTCAGCTTCAAGCTGATAAGCCCCGAACAGATGGAGGTGACCGCCTATTGGTGGCCCCAGAACCAGCCACGGCCGCAGAACCTGCGGGGCGAGAGCTTCATGGTCCTGCGTGCCTCTGGCAGCCAGCCGGACATGGCCGCCACCCCGGCGGGATGGCCCCAGGTGCTTAGCTCGCGGGCCGACCTGCCCGCCGGCGAGAGCGGCTCCTTGCAGGTGCTGTTCAAGCCCAGCGAGGCCCCGGGCGCGCCCCAGACCCTGTTCTCCCAGGGCGGCTACAACCGCCGCCTGGAGCTGTACCTCACCCCCGAGGGCCGCTTGGCCGCGCTCATCGACACCGCTCAGGGGCCGGTGGAGCTCAACTCCACCGCCGTGGCCGAGCCCGGCCGCGAGCACGCCGCCTGGCTGATCTGGCAGGCCGGCGGCGAGGCGCGGCTCTACCTGGACGCCACCCAGGTGGCCGCCGCCAACCTGCCCGCGCCCTGGACCGGATCGGAAGCGCCCTATTTGGTGGGCGGCAGCCGCTGGCCGGACCGGGTCTTCCACGGCGACATCGACGAAGTGCGCCTCTGGGCCAGCGCCCAGAACCCGGACGAGGCCACCCCGCCCAACCTGACCATCACCCCGGGCGCGGCCCAGCCGGCCAAGGAGCCCGCCGCCCGGGCCGAGGCCCCGGGCACCCGCACGGTGGTGCGCCTGTGGCACCCCAGCCTGCTCATCCACGCTTACGCGGCCACCCCCGAGGCGATCCAGACCTGGCAGAACCGGGGTTTCCGGGTTCAGGGCCCCGTCGCCCGCTTGTGGACCAAGCCGGTGACCGGCAGCCACCCCCTGTGGGCCTACCAACACCAGAGCGGCTACATGCTCATCAGCCCAAAGTCCAGCCCGCCCGAAGGCTGCACCTCCCTGGGCATCCTGGGCTACGCGCCCGAGGAGCCGGGGCCGGGCCGGGTGGAGCTGTATCAGCTCGACGCCTCCCTGGCCGACCCCCTGCGCGGCTCGGTGGTGCCCGACCGTCTCTTCGCCACGGACAAGGCCACCTTGGAGCGTGCCCGCAAGGCGGGCTACGGCCAACCGGTCAAGGTGGCCCTGGTGCTGCCTCCGACCAAGCCGGCCGTCTTCGCCGCCCCCCTGCTCTACACCTGGGACGGCGCTTGGCGCGGCGAGGGCTGGGGCCGTTTCTTCCTGCAAAGGCGGGGCAACGAGCTGATCATGTTCTGGTACTACGCCAACATGAAGGGGCCCAAGTTCTACGGCCGCTATCAGCTCTCCAGCGACGGCAAGACCGCCGAAGGCGTGGCCGTTGGCCAGCCCGGCCCCAAGGCTCGCTTCTACCGCCACCAGCTGGTGTTCGACACCACGGCCAAGGCCGGACCCCGGGTGCGGCTAACCTCCTGGCGCCTGGCCGCTCCCCTGGACGACGGCCGCTTGGTGATCTTCGCCAAGCCCCGCTCCAGCCAGACGCTGTTGATCAAGGCCAGCCAGGCCATGCCCGAACGGGAGCGCTCCATCGTGGAGGGTCTGTTCGGATCGCCCAACCCGCGCGCCTTGTATGACGAGGCGGTGGCCAAGGCCAAGGCGGCCGGCCGCCTGCTGGAGCGCTAG
- a CDS encoding 5-formyltetrahydrofolate cyclo-ligase — MASKDNLRAELGARWNELWPDSGEAGRLPLFPLAGRATERLRRLQAYRLAQTVAVLPSPSLLQARINALNDNKSLLAATPGLKQGLVRLTPQEVPLPARSKVLRGWSLASAGKVLRLPEARAGKAGLVVGAALAVDPAGRILGDGRGLLDLFWALLMRLGAIKAKTPVVVVAADEQVVDELPGDSWDVGADIILTPTRTIQVSGAARPEPDLDSLPEALAGLPVVQAVRGMARG; from the coding sequence ATGGCGAGCAAGGATAATTTGCGCGCCGAACTGGGGGCGCGCTGGAACGAGCTTTGGCCCGACTCCGGCGAGGCGGGTCGCCTGCCCTTGTTCCCCCTGGCGGGTCGCGCGACCGAGCGCCTGCGCCGCTTGCAGGCCTACCGCCTGGCCCAGACCGTGGCGGTCTTGCCATCGCCCAGTCTGCTCCAGGCACGCATTAACGCGCTCAACGACAACAAGAGCCTCTTGGCCGCCACCCCGGGGCTCAAGCAGGGGTTGGTTCGCCTGACTCCCCAGGAAGTGCCCCTGCCCGCGCGCAGCAAGGTTCTGCGAGGCTGGTCCCTGGCCTCGGCGGGCAAGGTGCTGCGCCTGCCCGAAGCCCGGGCGGGCAAGGCTGGTTTGGTGGTGGGCGCGGCCCTGGCCGTGGACCCGGCGGGCCGCATCCTGGGCGACGGCCGGGGGCTCCTGGATCTGTTCTGGGCTCTATTAATGCGCCTTGGGGCCATCAAGGCCAAGACGCCGGTGGTGGTGGTGGCGGCGGACGAGCAAGTGGTGGATGAGCTGCCCGGCGATTCCTGGGACGTGGGGGCGGACATCATCCTGACCCCCACCCGCACCATTCAGGTGAGCGGCGCGGCCAGGCCCGAGCCCGATCTGGACAGCCTGCCCGAAGCCCTGGCCGGGCTGCCCGTGGTGCAGGCCGTGCGGGGCATGGCCCGGGGCTAG
- a CDS encoding PilZ domain-containing protein, producing the protein MKLWPFHMERRSEPRHPSSLKACFLVRDQFSGNQLTEQYPAIIMDHSPSGCCLALERLDCGGFHLHRCLEAPQDYPLELCLRPEEGAELTVQGEVRWINREMTAEGPPFRVGLRLCMEDRATPLAWRRLNRKN; encoded by the coding sequence ATGAAGCTGTGGCCTTTTCATATGGAGCGCCGTTCCGAACCGCGCCATCCCTCCAGCCTGAAAGCCTGTTTCCTGGTGCGAGACCAGTTCTCCGGCAACCAGCTCACTGAACAATACCCGGCCATAATCATGGACCATTCGCCCAGCGGATGCTGCCTGGCCCTGGAACGCCTGGATTGCGGCGGGTTCCATCTGCACCGTTGCCTGGAGGCTCCCCAGGACTACCCTCTGGAGCTGTGCCTGCGCCCCGAGGAGGGCGCGGAACTCACCGTGCAGGGGGAGGTCAGGTGGATCAACCGGGAGATGACCGCCGAGGGGCCGCCCTTCCGGGTGGGGCTGCGCCTGTGCATGGAAGACCGGGCCACACCCTTGGCCTGGCGCCGCCTCAACCGCAAGAACTAG
- the glgA gene encoding glycogen synthase GlgA, translating to MSAARASDPISVLFLTPEVTPLAKTGGLGDVAGGLPPALAALGLDVRVVMPLYGDIDRAAHGLKDTGLSFPVPVDDHAYTCHLWQVELNDCPIYLLGNDGLFQRDGLYGDVYGDFGDNLTRFVFLCRGAFELARALDWPASVVHAHDWQAALATAYLATAPFDLGPLAKAKGVVTIHNLAFQGIYPRWDFPLLGLPEWMDSIDGAEYWGNISLLKAGLMTADAITTVSPTYAQEIQEPDLGMGMDGVLRHRARLLHGILNGVDYGAWSPDTDRHLPAPYSAADPASKAASRDELLTTFGLEPPSDGGMVLGFIGRLTYQKGVDLIAATAHELAARGHRLALLGTGDTDLEARLKHLAGSLPGKVGLKLTFSEKLAHLLQGGSDLMLMPSRFEPCGLNQMYALRYGTLPLVHATGGLKDTVEAYDPATGAGDGFVFAPHTPEALLAQVSLAEKAHARPDGWRALQARAMGRDFSWAASAQRYASLFEDLLRD from the coding sequence TTGTCAGCCGCCAGAGCCTCGGACCCCATCAGCGTACTGTTTCTGACCCCGGAAGTGACTCCTCTGGCCAAGACCGGCGGCCTGGGCGACGTGGCCGGCGGGCTACCCCCGGCCCTGGCCGCCCTGGGCCTGGACGTGCGGGTGGTCATGCCCCTGTACGGCGACATAGACCGCGCGGCCCACGGCCTCAAGGACACCGGCCTCAGCTTCCCGGTGCCCGTGGACGATCATGCCTACACCTGCCACCTGTGGCAGGTTGAGTTGAACGATTGCCCTATATACCTACTAGGGAATGACGGACTTTTCCAGCGAGACGGCCTCTACGGCGATGTTTACGGCGATTTCGGAGACAACCTGACCCGCTTTGTGTTCTTGTGCCGGGGCGCTTTCGAGCTGGCCCGGGCCCTGGACTGGCCCGCTTCGGTGGTGCACGCCCATGACTGGCAGGCCGCCCTGGCAACCGCCTATCTGGCCACCGCGCCCTTTGACCTGGGGCCCCTGGCCAAGGCCAAGGGAGTGGTGACCATCCACAACCTGGCCTTTCAGGGCATCTACCCCCGCTGGGACTTCCCGCTTCTGGGCCTGCCCGAGTGGATGGACTCCATCGACGGGGCCGAGTATTGGGGCAATATCTCCCTGCTCAAGGCCGGGCTCATGACCGCCGACGCCATCACCACGGTGAGCCCCACCTATGCCCAAGAGATTCAGGAGCCCGATCTGGGCATGGGCATGGACGGGGTGCTGCGCCACCGGGCCCGCCTGCTGCACGGCATCCTGAACGGGGTGGACTACGGTGCGTGGTCGCCCGACACGGACCGCCATCTGCCCGCGCCCTACTCGGCGGCCGACCCGGCCAGCAAGGCGGCCTCCCGCGACGAACTGCTAACCACCTTCGGCCTGGAGCCGCCGAGCGACGGCGGCATGGTCCTGGGCTTCATCGGACGCCTGACTTATCAAAAAGGGGTGGACCTGATCGCGGCCACGGCCCACGAGCTGGCCGCGCGGGGGCATCGCCTGGCCCTGCTGGGCACCGGCGACACGGATTTGGAGGCGCGCCTGAAGCACCTGGCCGGAAGCCTGCCGGGCAAGGTGGGACTCAAGCTGACATTCAGCGAAAAGCTGGCCCACCTGCTGCAAGGCGGCAGCGACCTGATGCTCATGCCCAGCCGCTTTGAGCCCTGCGGCCTGAACCAGATGTACGCCCTGCGCTACGGCACCCTGCCCCTGGTGCACGCCACCGGCGGGCTCAAGGACACGGTGGAGGCCTATGACCCGGCCACGGGCGCGGGCGACGGCTTCGTCTTTGCGCCCCACACCCCGGAGGCCCTGCTGGCCCAGGTGTCTTTGGCCGAAAAGGCCCACGCCAGGCCAGACGGCTGGCGCGCCTTGCAGGCGCGGGCCATGGGCCGCGACTTTTCCTGGGCGGCCAGCGCCCAGCGCTACGCTTCCTTGTTCGAGGATCTGCTCAGGGATTGA